Part of the Vigna unguiculata cultivar IT97K-499-35 chromosome 3, ASM411807v1, whole genome shotgun sequence genome, gggatgaacttggatgactttcgaaTGAATTTCGGTCGGAgacgacgtgaccaaatttgggccaaggtCGACTTGACAAAGTTTCAGTCGAGATCGACCTGACTGGATTCGACTGAATTTCGGCTAGGATCGATTTTGtctaatacgaccaaattttagccagagccgacttggccaaatatggccacatttgggccagggcctgatcagtcaaatttcggtcagagttgactccactaaattcatcgaccgggaccgacttgactgaacatgaccaattttcgatcacagccgactaagttgaatatagtcaaatttcgttcAGGACTTACTCGACCGAATACAGCTAAATTTAGGCTAGTgccgactcgaccaaattttggtcatgaccaactcgactgaatttggccaaatttaggtcaggaccgactcgcctaaatatgaccaaatttcggtTGCGATCGACTCTGCCGAATATGACCAAATTCAGACCAGGACCAACTCAGTCAAATTTTGATTGAGGCCAACACGACCTAATTTTGACCAGAGCCGACTCGACTGAATTCGGCCGAATTTCAGTCGTGGCTCACTCagttgaatacgaccaaatttcgatcgtgaTTGACTCATTTGAATACGGTCAAATTTCATCCTAGGCCGTCTCAGccgaatacaaccaaatttggGCCAATGCCAACTCGGCCAAATCTCAATCGGGGCCAACTTGACTGAATTCGACCGAATTGTGCCTGGAGCCAACTAGGCTAAAtacagccaaattttggtcgcggtTGTCTCAGTCGAATATGATCAAATTTTCTAGGTCGACTTAGCCCAATGTAGTCAAATTTCGGTCGGGGTGAACTCAACCGAATACTTCtaaattttgtccaggaccaaTTGAGCCAAATTTTTtatagggtcacgccaacttaatcaaatacgactaaatttgaaCTAGTCGGTCTCAACTTTTAGCCCAACCTAAccagaaatataaactgaaaatttgaattggatattttggattatccattttgaaaatctagatttagagtatggatatacaattcataaaatatataaaatgtagatcagattgatgtccaaatccaataaaatgaattggatttttaataaaatgaatattaaatagaTTGGATCATAGCAAAAATTGTTTGGatcatgaaaattagattttttgcccatCATTAGTTTAACTTTTCAGATCATCCTCTGCTTCCTTCCGCTCatttaatagtttaataaatataaattattgttgttatcctcataatttttatttttatgtgttaaataaacattaattattacttttaccctcatatttttattcttttaattttatatgtatttaatctttttttattaatacattttgttacaagagtataatttaaatttgttagtacaaatttatggatacattaacaattctatttattaaacttctaaaattttcaattaaaatgtaagctttaaagtttatgaatataaatttcaagGTTTAATGTTTACGGACGTATTACATCTCACGTCGAACGTCGCACATCGCACATAgcacgtcgcacgtcgcacgtTGCACGTCGTACGTCGAACGTCGcacgtctcacgtttcacgtctcacgtGGCACGTCAcacgtttcacgtctcacgtGGCACGTCAcacgtttcacgtctcacgtGGCACGTCAcacgtttcacgtctcacgtGGCACGTCAcacgtttcacgtctcacgtGGCACGTCAcacgtttcacgtctcacgtGGCACGTCACACGTCTTACATCTCTCACATACCACGTCCCACGTGACATGTCTGACATCCCACGTCTcacacgtcccacgtcccacgtcccacgtcccacgtgtcacgtctcacgtcctacGTCTCATGTCTCTCGTTCCATGTCCCATGTCCCATGTCTCACGTCttatgtctcacgtctcacatcccacgtctcacgtctcacgtctcacgtctcacatcccacgtctcacgtcgcacgtctcacgtcccatgttccacgtctcacgtctcgcGTCTCACgactcacgtctcacgtcccacgtctcacatcGCATGTTCCATGTCGCACGTCTCACGTACCATGTCCCAAGTCCCACACattacgtctcacgtctcacgtctcgcGACTCACGTTTCACATCGCACGTTCCATGTCGCACGTCTCACGTACCATGTCCCAAGTCCCACACAttatgtctcacgtctcacatctTACATCTCACATTTCACCTTTCACGTACTACGTCATTccacgtctcatgtctcacgcCCCACGTCCGACATCTCACGTCTTTCGTTCCACGTCGCACGTATCCCATGTCTCTCGtcccatgtctcacgtctcacgtctcacgtctcacgtcccacatctcacgtctcacgttccacattccacgtctcacgtcgcacgtccCACGTcacacgtcccacgtctcatgtcccatgtcccacgtctcacgcCTGGCaactcacgtctcacgtctcacgtctcacgtctcacatcgCACGTTCCATGTTGCACGTCTCACGTACCATGTCCCAAGTCCCACACATTCTGTCTTATGTCtcacgtgtcacgtgtcacgtcTCACGTTTTACATCTCACGTTTCACCTTTCACGTCCTACGTCGTCCCATGTCTCACGTCCTACatctcacatctcacgtctcacgtctcacgtcgcacgtcgcacatctctcacgtctcacgtcccacgtctcacgtcccacgtctcacgtttcacgtctcatgtctcacgtctcacgtctcacgtctcacgtgtcatgtcccacgtcccacgtctcacgtctctcgtCTCACATCCCATGACCCacatcccacgtctcacgtctcacgtcctacatcccacgtcccacgtcccataTTTCACGTTTCGCGTTTCATGTCGCACCTTTCACGTCTCATGTCtctcgtctcacgtctcacgtgaCACGTTCCATGTCGCACATCTCATGtcccatgtctcacgtctcacgtttcacgtctcacgtttcacgtctcaTGTTTCACGTTCCACGTCGTCTcgcgtcccacgtcccacgtcgtCTCACCTCTCAAGTCGCACGTCCTacgtctcacatctcacgtcgCACGTTCCACGTTCAACATATCACGTCCACGTCaaacgtcccacgtctcacatcccacgtcccacgtcccacgtcccacgtctcatgtcccatgtctcacgtcccacgtcccacgtcccacgtcccacattccacgtctcacgtctcacgtctcatgtcccaCATCTCACATTCCACGTCTCACGTGACACGTTCCATGTTCCACATCTCAAGTCCCTCGTCCCTCGTCCTACGTCTTATGTCCCAcctcccacgtctcacgtctcacgtctcacgtcttacgATTCAGGTTTCACGTTTCACGTTTctttcacgtctcacgtcgcacgtcgcacgtcCCACATCTCATGTCCCATGTCCCACGACTCACATATTatgtctcatgtctcacgtcctacgtcccacgtctcacctTCCTCGTTCCACGTAGCACGTAGCACATCCCACGTCGCACGTATCACATTATTGCACTGAAatacttgattctttcataaaataatggtGTTTTGGTTTATTGGTTGCAATATAACTAAGATTCTTCTTTGCTTTTTATCCTTCTTCAGATAATAGCTTCTTATTGATcgaaagaaggaagagaaaagacattattttaccggaaatagaaaagttaaacttatgcaacaacaataatttgaaGCTTTTACAGATGTCTGCTATCATTACatggatgattttagaaaaatgtttAGATGTTGgcagacaatatttttttattggttttctgTTCTGACATTCAATATGCGAACAAATGTGTCACAAAATTCTAATCAAGGATAGgcaaaaaatccattttttataatccaatctattttttctattatctaatccatttaatatctattttattaaaaattcaattcatttaaaatccattttattggatatggatatcaatctgatatatattttatatattttatgaattggatatccattttctaaatctagattttcaaaatggataatccaaaatatccaatccaaattttcagtttatatttatggttaggttaggctaaaagtTGAGACCGACTAGttcaaatttagtcgtatttgattaagttggcgtgaccctataaaaaatttgaccgaattctgtcaagtcggtcTCGATCAAAATTTGGCCCAGCTGGTcgtggacaaaatttggaagtattcagtTGAGTTCACCCCAACCCAAATTTGATTGCATTAGGCTGAGTCGACTTAGACAAATTTTGACCGTATTCGGCCGAGACAActgcgaccaaaatttggttgtattcagcctagttggctccagtcaaaatttggttgaattcaatcgagttggccccgattgagatttggccgagtcggtctgacccaaatttggtcgtatttggcTGAGACGGCCTAGGGTGAAGAACATGATTAtatgcaccaatgcaatttAATATAGCATTTCACACCTCCTAtgcaataatttaatttatattgatacacatgcattcaccaataaactaattttcaacatgtgactaacccaaaggaacattcaaattcatagagaCTTACAACATAGCCCAATCATGCTTCCAACTCATGCCACATTActagttacttgaaattatcaagagtttattcatgcattttaaagacttcCAAGCCAACAATCatgagtaacatatatctctaTCTACTGGcctccaaatcaaatctccattgttcaaagtgaagaacaacataTTATGGACcaattgtcaaaatttcatcTAAATCAAATGATTAATGAACCGGGAAAATGTAGTTTTACGAAAATTGCACAAACTAAAAAAACGATGGTGTTTAGCGCCTAGAAGTCAGGAACCTGATGCCTAGCATAAAAACCAACACCCGACGATACCTGCTCCACGAAAACACGAAAAACATTGTTTTTCATGACAATACACCAAAacgcatcgcctggcggcagatcTTCACCGCCATACGGTTCTTAACAGAAACACAGAAACTGGGTTGTTTTAACATGGGTCGCTTGGCGGCGCATACTTGCCGCCAGGTGGATTATCATATTCTGGGTAGAACCCAGATTTTTCCCGCACCCATGAAGAACCTTAAATTCCCAAATCTCATTCCATTCAATTACACACATAAAATTATAGCCATTCGATTTCTTTCCCTGCATATTCATCTAGTACAATCATATAATTGTAATTCCATCATGGTTAAAATCCCCAAATTCATATTAATAATTTCGGCCCCAAACTCTAACATGAACCTTCATGATTTGGAACCCATTCAGTCATTCAAGTATCATAAAACACAATAATGATCAACGATTATCCAAGATCACTCATTCAACATGCATATGATACTTTCGCAACAATCCCGAATATCATAAAGTCCATAAAAAATCATAGAAACCACACTACTATTCGTGTTGCCTGGCGGGAGCACCCGTGTCGTCCGACGGTTcatctaaaaaaaacataaataggTGTCACGCtcatgcatcgcctggcgggcctTCAAAGCTGCTAGGCGATTTTTGGGAATTTCCATAAACTCAAAACTAGTGGAATTTTAATTCAGAAAAGTCACCCAATCATACAACATACCACgtaaaatcatacaatttaatataacaaataaagcagctcccctaacctggattcctaaCTCAACCTTGATTACTTTGGAGTTCCTTCCTTGATCACTAGTGACCTTCGTTGCTCTTCCTCAATTTAGCTCTCCCTTTCACTCACTAAAACCAACGTTGCACTGAGATTTCTCTCCTCACAACACTCTACAATGGCAACCTCCAAAAACTCACTATCCCTTCCTTAATTTGCCTCTTAACTATACCTATAccttaattatgtttaatgGCTAAGAAAAAACCCACAACCATACAAATGTCACAAATGTCAAGTCAAAGTACAATCCTACTCTCAATCATTTGAACTAATACTTTTTCATGTCATAAAAGCTAACATTAAttgtcataaaggcttccactacccgcatttattaattaattaattatttaattaattaaatttctcgaATCTtacattattaatcataaaaattaagttCATGCACATATCTGAATGCTTAATTAATAAtctttataattatacataCTTAATGATTATAAATCACTCATCACCATGGAATATCTGTTTTtccatttaatattaaaaaaatatttttttgagtaatttaaatatatgtaggAAAGTGCGCTCAAAAACTCATCTCGTCCTGCATTGTCAtctttatctaattttatttctttgacTTATTGGATATTTCCAAATTTGATGATTGCGTGGATCAGTTctaaagaataaatatgaaattcattATCTATTACTCTTTGAATCTTCAAAAGGTACTTCTCTCTagttgaacaattttttgaattctaaAAGGGTCTTCTATCTAATTCAACATATCATTAGTATCATGCTTCATAATACGTTAATAAGTTGAATATGTTGTTTACATCTTCACATATAGCTTccatttattacttttaaaaaatgaatttattattttattctttgtcAATATACctattgaaaaaacaaatagtgaAATGAAAGTAATATTTCACCATTACGCAAGACAAGAGACAATTACCATTGTTTTATAAGAATGGATTGTAACATATGAGAAATGAAagcaaaataatgaatttgtgtttaactttcttttttcataaagaaaagAGTGGGGATAAACTCAAACAATAAGTAACCCAATAGgcaagaagaaagaaagaaaatataattatattataaaatacataagttgagattaaaatttaatacaaaaatttaatactcAACTGAATAAATAATGAATCTAGCTCAGCATAGTAATTACTCAGTCTGACTCTATGAATCAGTCTGAAACTCTAGGTATATTATTGAATTAGTCTGGAATCAGTCTGCTCTGGCACCAACCTATTTAAATATTCAACTTAATATAcgtttaaatatataaatattgaaccAGACCTAATAAATAATGAATCTGACTTATCTAAccgaatataataaataattagtcaGACTCAACTGCACAAATAAAAATCTATTCAACTCCCGTATAATTTTAGTGGGCCGGACTCGGATAAGCCCGACCCACTAAAAATTCACAAACCCTAGGTATATTAATGTTAGCATTTGTGATAAATGTGTTgtgttattttaaatacaagTAAGTTCCTCCAATGTTTCAAAGAGGAGGAAGGTAAGGCAAACACAGCCCTGAGATAAGAGGGGGCTTTGATTTCTCTAATTTGCCCCTTGGTCATTGTCTTCAGCTTCTCAAGCTCTGTCCTTCTATGGTGGGTTTCTTCTGCAGCTTCTCCAGATTTTACCACTGATCAATGCTCCATATtctcaggtttcaggtttcatcTTTGATCTTGTCTCTCGCCTTTGCCTTTCATATGATTATGGGATGCCTTAACAGCCAGCCAAAGACTTGATCACCAGGTAAATCCGTCAACCAGAAATGGTTACACCCATTCTCATACTTTTCCCGATTTTGTGCATCCAGATCAACTTATAACCAGTTTCTGTAATTGCTCTCTCTTAACAAGCTTATACTTATGTTAATTGTAGCCTGGTTGTGTGATCAAAGCTTAGAAGATGGCAACCTAGGATCGTTTTTGTGTATTTTCCATACCTTTGATTGTTAGCCTTGAGATATCAAGCATTGAAGTAGGGAATTGAAGTTCATGGAAGAATGGTCAACATTCTCAAATGGGCCTTCTTTAGATTCCCTTGGAGTTAAAACAGCTGGTGAATTTCTTGGAAATGGTTGTCGTCTTGGAGATGGTCATGTTGATAATGGTGCTCCTCATGGTAAACTTTCGCAAAAATATCTGTTCTATCAACTTTACCCTCTTTATCTGAAGGATAATTGTTCCCAAGCTGGTGCTCGGCCTTTACTGGTTTTGGTTGATGGACAACAGCTCGATTTGTATAAACTCTTCTCCCTTGTGAAGGAAAGGGGTGGATATGCTGAGGTGTCGAAAAATGGATTGTGGGGTTCTGTGACCAAAGAATTGGGTTTGAACCTTGAAGTTTACTCGCCAGTGAAATTAGTGTACGATAAGTATCTGAATGATTTTGAAAGGTGGCTgaagaaaatttttgaagagaagattttaaaaaatgggaATCATGGGTGTGATTGGGGTTTGGAGTGGTTGCCATTGGATATAGAGAAAGAGTTCAGAGGCCTGTTATGTCTAAATACAAAGAACAAAGCCGATGATGAACTTTTCAagtcaaaatcaaataaaaaaaagaaaaacactgaTTTGGTTAACCACAGTAATGGTAATAATCCATTGGACACCAAAGATCAAAATAATAAACCTGAGGATGTCCAACACATTGAAGGTGACAATAATGAAAAATCCAGTAATGGAATTAAGGACAATCCTGCAACCTTGGGTGCAGAATGTGCTGACAAGGAGTGTAACCCTCTCAAACGCAAACGGGATGCATTCTCAGGCATGCTAAACTGGATGAAGAATATTGCAAAACATCCTCTTTATCCTTTAACTCAACCGATACCAAAACCATCAAAGTGGAAGGAGTATAAAGGCCGGGACTTTTTTGGACAATTTCTGAAGGCAAGAAAGCTTCTGTCACTGAGAAAGCATGAAGAACCAAACAGTGGATTGTCTTCTTTGCAGGTATAAACTTCAATGCCCAATATTAGTTTTATCTGTCATTTCATATCCTGAAGCATATCAGCATCCTATGCTTGAATGTgtgattatcattttattttatctgttaGGCATTACAGCATGCTTAATTCATCCTAGGTAATAATTATTTGATCTCATTGCATTAGTTTGTTTCCTATATTAACTGTGCATACCTACCAAATCTTAGCTTGCAAGTCAAGTTGCATAGACTCCTATTGCCTTTACAAACTCGACTCACAACCTCATTAGAGTTGATCCAGTCATATTGATAATTTTAGAAAACCTATAAATGATGTGTATGCATGAACTTAATACTTCTGATCATTGTTATCAGAATCTTGTGATTCGCTAATCAAATTTCACAATTAGATACATTTTGGCTATCTATCTATTTGTATCTCAAGATAGATCTTAATTGACTTTGTATCTTGCGATACATTAACGAATCTATGTAATTTCGTATCACCAATGTGATTCACACAATTCAACTATTTTTATGCTTTTACTTTTTCATCAATTCTTATtcttatgaaaagaaaaataaacaggCATGTgggctgaaatttttaaatgattaaattttttttcgttttaatgaAGCAGTTAGAAAAAGATTGTGTTATGAAGTTTCCTTAAAGAACTTTGAATGCATTATTGAGTTTTTTCCAAAGAGAGTAAGCTTTAGCATTATGGTTAGCATGCTGTCATGTGATCTAGTGATCATGGTTGCAGATCATGACATAGGTCTTTTTTCTCATATGGTTGCATACACCAGCCACTTTTCAATCCTTACAATGCTATGAACCATGTGCTATAAGAACTTGCGATTAATGATGTGGAAGTCTATTTCACACATTACCTATATCCACAACTTTGAATCAAATCTGTATTACAAGCTTAGTTTTCCATATGCAAGCTTCCTTAATCAAGTATAAATGGGTAaacatatattatttgttaaccCATTTAACTTTACAGACACTAATGTTAAATTGTGGCACCATGACAAGCATGGAGGAATGGCATGCTTGATATTTTCCAACTGCCACAGGTGGTTTTTTGCATAGAGTTCACATTACAATTTACAATAAAAGggatattttcttaataaattacaaataatgaaGAAAGAAGTCTGGGTTGATAATTTACATTcgatataatgatatttttaatttcttgattaaagtttgttttttcttatgaCTATTTTACTTTTGTGAACCTCTTGCTCTGAATGTGACTATTGTGTTATGCGTAAATACTTGCTATGTTTTATCTACTGGTACCCTTCTTTGGGTTAATGGATGTTAGGTTGAAGGCTTCGAATCTGTTTATTTCTTTGATAATGCTGATTTAGTTTGTTGATGGGTTATTTTGTTTAAACGTTTAATATCTTACAGACAGGTTGTAAGCTATTGATACTTTGATGGTTTGGTTAAATTACTAGTTACGGCTCACTGTTAAGTGTCATACCAATATCTCATATACAATCATTCCATATTTTGTCCTTTTTTATGTGGCTTGTGGTCTCATCTCATGttcatcaaaataaactcagttcggtttctttcaattttttttctcttgttatCCCTTTAAAGTGTGACATTCAGTATCATAGAATGTAGCTTGTCATATAGTAGCACAATTATTCCTTTTTGAGCTTGCTAGGTACTTTGCAGTCAAAAGTAAGTTCCAACGCCTTTTTCCATTTGAACCAACCACCCAATTTGTACCCTATGTGTGacaacttttattaattttttcatcatcattttataatattgattctaGATAATCTAAcctgaaagaagaaacatttaGATTCCAATGTCTATCTCCAAAGCTCGTGTTTAGAGTTAACCTCTTCCCTTGATTCCTTAACCAaaacttcattttcaaaaaccaTGCATTTATATTTGTGCATCACAAGAAAGCACATTCAATATTAGATTAAACATATAAGAACTCAAGGTTGAATCATGATATGAATCTATCCTCATCAGGAAGTCCTTAGTGGCTTTAAAGAGTGTACCATTAGAAGTTACCCTATCACATGTATGTCTTGAATAACTCATAGTTAGTAAACACCTTTCTTTCCTAAAACCTTCTCCGGTACGTCTCTTGACACCTTGTTGTATACCttttccaagtcaataaaaattGTATGTAATGTATCTTTATTTGCTTCGGTATATTTCCATCCACCTTGTAGAAGATGAATAGCTTCTGTAGTAGGTCTTCATAGCATAAGCACAAATTGATTCTTTGCAATCTAGTCTCTTATGTTAATCTATTGGTCAATTGCCTTTTCCAATATCAATGATTCTTTAAGTTTTATCCCTTTATGGTAAACACAATTCTGAATATCTCCCTTGTTCTTCTATATAGGAAAAAAAGTCCTCCTCCTCCACTCATCTAACATTTTCTTTGATCTCAAAATCTTGCTCAATACCGTAATGAGTCAAATGATATTATGTTCTccttgttaaatatttttctgctccattttattattattaattttctttctttaattattatttttagtatttatacttctttttagttattattttttagtgttaTACTGCCACCCTTTTCAATTACGTTTCCTAgattatacttaattattttatttctgtttctatttttaattattctttattctgTTTATTTCTGGTTTTGAACTCTGTTTTCTTTGATTATCCTTTATTCTGTTGATTCTGTattccttttttacttttttttgtttaatatttaattatcctttttaatattttgtactgCTTTTCTCTCCCCGTTTGAATAGACTTTTCTACAGTGGTGGACGTATGTACTTATTTATCATCTTTATTTTGTCTGCCATGGCTTTTGCTATAG contains:
- the LOC114179517 gene encoding AT-rich interactive domain-containing protein 2; translation: MEEWSTFSNGPSLDSLGVKTAGEFLGNGCRLGDGHVDNGAPHGKLSQKYLFYQLYPLYLKDNCSQAGARPLLVLVDGQQLDLYKLFSLVKERGGYAEVSKNGLWGSVTKELGLNLEVYSPVKLVYDKYLNDFERWLKKIFEEKILKNGNHGCDWGLEWLPLDIEKEFRGLLCLNTKNKADDELFKSKSNKKKKNTDLVNHSNGNNPLDTKDQNNKPEDVQHIEGDNNEKSSNGIKDNPATLGAECADKECNPLKRKRDAFSGMLNWMKNIAKHPLYPLTQPIPKPSKWKEYKGRDFFGQFLKARKLLSLRKHEEPNSGLSSLQKQKMHPAMFEDPVALDRLATGKSRCRERLPSSVKSRSCSCCNPCSHNGNTLAENCPHEKTTETIDVLTEKENGESSGDESHEKQVSVGPRFQAEIPEWTGVASDSDSKWLGTRVWSWKHGTEPATTETDVGRGRQEKCSCEHQGSVACVRLHIAENRMKVKLELGSEFYHWGFDRMGEEVSLQWTTVEEKRFKDIMRSNVPSKIKYFWNNVCKYFPNRTRRQLVSYYFNVFLIQLRTYQNRATPKNIDSDDEVEFGCLSKGFGMEAVEGPGDDDFLECALSEQYIDFD